In a single window of the Desulfuromonas sp. TF genome:
- a CDS encoding YCF48-related protein: MTFRNQLESHPRKIKTVLLLLAFPLLLMGCEAKLDLDGVHQERTKSVRRTDNFQAVATNEAVVTVVGDTGVIITSPKPNGIKEPLQWTRTGLMGKPNLIDIDSCPDNSLIALSVEQQVWISIDNGQDWTKSDLPTREDMLSLTCAPNGDYWVVGSFTTLLHSTNQGKSWKENSLDQDAMLTKIKFLDAQNGFVLGEFGLTAKTEDGGQSWQRFGMLPADFYPQDSYFADLQHGWAAGLYGTILHTTDGGATWRRQETPTDFPLYGFHAEGGRLFVFGEHGTVLELSDQRWVALDTSHLHANGYLRDGEVLADDLLLVAGGRGTIITTNTKQEQ, translated from the coding sequence ATGACATTTAGAAACCAGCTGGAGTCACATCCACGGAAAATCAAAACAGTATTGTTACTTTTAGCATTCCCGTTGTTGCTTATGGGCTGCGAGGCAAAGTTGGATCTTGACGGCGTCCATCAGGAGAGAACAAAGTCGGTACGTCGTACTGATAATTTTCAGGCTGTCGCAACCAATGAGGCTGTCGTTACAGTTGTCGGCGACACGGGGGTAATTATTACCAGCCCTAAGCCCAATGGCATTAAGGAACCACTGCAGTGGACTCGTACTGGGCTGATGGGGAAACCCAATCTTATCGACATTGACAGCTGTCCCGACAACTCGCTGATCGCGCTGAGCGTGGAGCAGCAAGTGTGGATCAGCATCGACAACGGCCAGGACTGGACCAAGTCAGATCTGCCTACCCGAGAAGACATGCTCTCCCTGACCTGCGCTCCCAACGGTGATTACTGGGTTGTGGGCAGCTTCACCACCCTTTTACACAGCACAAACCAGGGTAAGAGCTGGAAAGAAAACAGCCTCGACCAGGATGCGATGCTGACCAAAATTAAGTTCCTCGATGCGCAAAACGGATTTGTTCTCGGCGAGTTCGGTTTGACTGCCAAAACCGAGGATGGCGGTCAAAGCTGGCAACGCTTCGGTATGCTTCCTGCCGATTTCTATCCTCAGGACAGCTACTTTGCCGATCTCCAACATGGCTGGGCTGCCGGACTGTATGGGACGATTCTACACACCACCGATGGCGGTGCAACCTGGAGGCGTCAAGAGACGCCCACCGACTTTCCCCTTTACGGGTTTCATGCCGAGGGTGGCCGACTTTTCGTCTTCGGGGAGCATGGCACAGTCCTCGAACTGAGTGATCAGCGCTGGGTGGCTCTTGATACGTCACACCTCCACGCGAACGGTTATCTCCGTGATGGAGAGGTCCTCGCCGATGATCTACTGCTGGTTGCCGGTGGTAGGGGAACAATAATAACCACAAATACCAAACAGGAACAATAA